From the Endozoicomonas sp. Mp262 genome, the window TCAGGCAAAACCTGAGCAATGCCCTTCATACTCAAGGGGTTCCCGTTGCCCTGGCAACCACTGCTGGAAGACTGTTGGAGAAAAAGAATAATCTGCGCCGGGATCTGCGGGAGGGAGACCGGTTTGATATCCTGGTGGCATCGGATGAAATTGATGGACACTTGTACTCTCCAAAGATAGAGGCTGTCAGGATTAATGGACAACGCATTAAAGCAGAAATTTATTTGTGTTCAGATGGCTCTTACTATGACCAGGAAGGAAAAAGTCTTGACCCCGGATTCAACCGATACCCCTTTGAGGCCTCTTACCGTATTAGTTCCCCATTTAACCTGCATAGGAAGCATCCTATAACCGGGCAAATTCGGCCACACTATGGTACGGATTTTGCCACACCTTCGGGAACACCAGTGCTTTCCCCTGCCGACGGCATAGTGAAGAGGGTAGGCTATCAACAGTATGCGGGACACTATGTAGTAATAGAGCATTTTAATGGCTATCTCACGCGATATTTTCACCTCTCAAAAATTCTGGTGAATACTGGAGACAAAGTAGCCATAGGTAGAAAAATTGCCCTGACCGGCAATTCGGGCAGAACCACCGGAGCCCACCTGCATTATGAGCTTCATAAAAACGGACAGCCGGTTAATGCTATGCTTGTTTCCTTGCCTGAAAGTCATAACCTGGAAGGGAAAGAGTTGGCCGCCTTTCAGTCTCAGGTATTGCAAAAAATTGCTATCCTGACCAATTCAGAGAAGGCATTGGCCTATTCTGAATCAAAAGGTAATGAGGTTCCGGGTGCCTGAACGTGCCAGGCATTGTTTGTCTCTGCCTCCATGCCCGCTTTGTGGCTGTGATAAAGTGATAAATTGGCTTTAAAAAGGGATCTTGTTTCGTTAAATAGGCTGGCTTGATGAACTTTATAAACACCTTTGCGGGCCTTCCTGAAACGTTTTACACCCGGCTACTGGCTACTCCACTAATCAATCCCCGCCTGGTTGCCCTGAGTGCGTCGGCTGCCAGCTTGTTGGACTTGAAAGATAAG encodes:
- a CDS encoding peptidoglycan DD-metalloendopeptidase family protein; the protein is MKKSAKLKLLLIIPAVVSAVLILAKGVGSQTNLYDAHEELIYDNDLPFKEVVEPSEPQWQTYIISAGDSFSKIASRQLGLTPAEVLSITEQAKKSINLSQLKIGQTIEFLIDNQANMQALKFNLKAGLAYLVTREESGFSGKEIAKAVTRVHQIYKGSIRQNLSNALHTQGVPVALATTAGRLLEKKNNLRRDLREGDRFDILVASDEIDGHLYSPKIEAVRINGQRIKAEIYLCSDGSYYDQEGKSLDPGFNRYPFEASYRISSPFNLHRKHPITGQIRPHYGTDFATPSGTPVLSPADGIVKRVGYQQYAGHYVVIEHFNGYLTRYFHLSKILVNTGDKVAIGRKIALTGNSGRTTGAHLHYELHKNGQPVNAMLVSLPESHNLEGKELAAFQSQVLQKIAILTNSEKALAYSESKGNEVPGA